The window CACCGAATAACACTAGCATAAAGATGGATACTAATAAAATAATCAGTACACTCTTTGTAATTGAAAGATCTAATGGCTTTTCGTTAGTTGGGTGACCGTGGTCATCAAGCGTTAAAGTTCCAGCTGCATCAGTCTTATAGATTTTTTCATGGTGCAATACATAAAAATTTCCATCAACTTCAGTAGGTTCTCCGTGCATAAACCCTTCTTTGTTGCTCATGAAAGAGTGAAAACCGTTATCATATACAATAACAGGAAGAGGAAAACCAATGTGGTGACCTTCTTTATCAACCATCAATGTGAAATCATGTGCATCCAACAAGTGATGATCGATGAACTCTTTGTTTTCTTTGCTTACTTTGTCTTTCTCTGAAAGCTCTTGAGCAGGAGCCGCGCCAGCAGTAGCCTCACCGTGCTGTGCAGACACTAAGTTTAATACAAAAATACTGTAGAATAAAACTGCGAATTTCTTAAACATTGATAGGTTTTTTTCGTTGTGCAAAAATATGATATTTTTTCTAGTTTCAATAAATTATTTTACTGTTTTTTATCATGATTAATCAGCTTGATTGCATAGTATGTAAGCAGGGCTGTCAGGACAAAATAAGGAATGATAAAATGAAATTTATAGCCTGGAATCACTTCAAAGTTCAGTTTTTTTCTGATCAGGTACATCAAACCGAATTTCAAAAGGATCAAACCAATAACAGACAATCCTAAAAATTCCGGCGCCACTCTATTAATTAAGATAATGAGAGTGATCATCATCATAAACATGACACTCAAAAAAAGATAAAATTTAATAATGACAATTTCATTCAGGTGAAAAACAAATTTCCAAAGGGAAAAATGCACCAGAAACGTCAGGAAGAATAAAATGACAACAAGAATATTGGGATTGATTTTCATTCTAAATTTTAATTGATCGCAAAAATAGACTTTTTCTATTGTATTATGATAAGATTTGATATATATCATTTTTTCTTATCTATATAATATTACGTCGTGAACACTTTAGATATGCTAAAAATTCCTTACTTTTGCAAACCTATAATTTACAATCAATATGTTTAATAGTTTACAGGATAAATTAGATAAGGCATTACATAATATTTCCGGTAGAGGAAAAATTACTGAAATCAACGTAGCGGAGACCGTAAAGGAGATCCGCAGAGCATTGGTGGATGCCGACGTTAACTATAAAGTTGCGAAAGATCTTACTAAAAGAGTTCAGGATAAAGCATTAGGAGAAAATGTTCTTACTTCCCTTACTCCGGGACAGTTGATGACCAAAATTGTTCATGACGAACTGGTAGACCTAATGGGAGGTTCTCAGGAAGGCATCAATCTTTCCGGAAAGCCTTCTGTGATTCTTATTGCAGGTCTTCAGGGTTCCGGTAAAACTACTTTCTCCGGAAAACTTGCTCATTATTTACAAACAAAAAGAAATAAAAAACCTTTATTGGTAGCCTGTGACGTTTACCGTCCTGCAGCAATTGACCAGCTGAAGGTATTGGGAGGACAGATTAATGTTCCTGTTTATACTGAAGAGGGAGCTACCAACCCTTCTACGATTGCTGAAAATGCCATCAATTTTGCAAAATCAAACGGTCATGATGTTGTGATCGTGGATACAGCAGGTCGTTTGGCGATTGATGAGCAGATGATGAACGAGATTAAGTCCGTGCATTATTTCATTAAACCAAATGAAACCCTATTTGTTGTTGACTCAATGACCGGTCAGGATGCTGTGAATACGGCAAAAGCATTCAATGATGCTTTGAACTTTGACGGGGTTGTTTTAACGAAATTAGATGGTGATACTAGAGGGGGTGCTGCATTAACGATCCGTTCCGTGGTTGAAAAGCCAATTAAATTTATCTCCACAGGAGAAAAAATGGAAGCTTTAGATCTTTTCTACCCGGAAAGAATGGCAGACAGAATCCTGGGAATGGGGGACGTTGTTTCCTTAGTAGAAAGAGCTCAGGAGCAGTTTGACGAAGAAGAAGCAAAGAAACTTCACAAAAAAATTGCCAAAAACGAGTTCGGGTTTGATGATTTCCTTAAGCAGATCAACCAGATCAAGAAGATGGGTAATATGAAAGACCTTATGGGAATGATTCCCGGTGTTGGAAAAGCAATTAAAGATGTAGAAATCAGTGATGATGCATTCAAGCACATTGAAGCGATCATCTATTCCATGACTCCTGAAGAAAGAAGAAGACCTTCTATTATCAATACGCAGAGAAAGGGAAGAATTGCAAAAGGAGCCGGAAGAAAAATTGAAGATGTGAATCAACTGATGAAACAATTCGATCAGATGGGCAAAATGATGAAGATGATGCAGGGGCCTCAGGGCAAGCAAATGATGCAGATGATGAGCAAAATGCCGAATATGCCTGGAATGGGCGGAATGTTTGGAAAATAAGAAAAACAAAATCATTCATAAAAAAACTCTCAGAAATTCTGAGAGTTTTTTTATTTTTATATAAATAGCTGTTATTTAAATTTATACCCTATTCCTAATTGGAAGAAATTCATTTTCAGTTTCTCTCCGTCTACCGGATTTTTAAGCATATTGGTAAGGCCAAAACTATAACGTGCATCTACAAATAATCCTTTATGAATAGTGTAATCAGCCCCTAAAAATAAACCAAAATCTGTAGATTTTAAAGTATCATTCAGGTAATTTTCTACATAACGTTCCCCTTCTCTGATTCCTGAAGGATCTACCATACCTGCATTCGGGCCGCTCATTTCAAATTTCACCTTGTTATTGGTCTTAAAACTTACATACGGACCTGCATACACTCCTAATTCCGGCGTTGCATAAAACCTTGCAGAGACAGGAATTACAATTCTGTTAAGGTTCATTTTTTCAGTAACGGTGATACCAGGCAATGAAACCTCTGCTTTTCCTCCAAGGTTCGCATATTCCACTTCTCCCTGAACAGCAAATTTATTATTGAATTTGTGTTCAATCAATCCCCCAACATAAAACCCGGATTTAGATTTCATACCTCCTTCAATTCCGCCATAAGCGAAATCACCTTCACTGGTTTTCAGATTTGATAAAGCATAACCGGCTTTCACACCGAATGTAGTTTGTGCATTTAGGCCTGCAAATAAAGCGATTGCAGATGCTAGTACGATTTTTTTCATGGATATAGTAATTAGTTTTTAAACTTAAAAAGCCTAAGGCAGCTTTCTGCCGGCTAATGTATATATTTTGTTTATTATTTTGCAAATATATATTTTACTCCAAAAGTAACAGCAGCCAGATTAAGATCAAATTTGTAGCTATTATTTCTTTTAGCGCCTTCAATATCTCTTTTGTAGCTATTGTACCCAAATTCCCCTATTGTTGCTTCAATGGACCAGTTTTTACTGACGAAATAATCTAATCCCGGCTTGATATTCACACCAATATGGGTATAGTTATTTTTTTGTGTAAACGGAGCGGAAAGTATAGGATCTCCGCCGTCACCTTCACTGTTAAAATCCATTTTTTCCTTTCCAAATTCCAACGGAATCTGTAATTGTCCGAATATGTATAATTTATCGGATAAAGTCCAATATTTTCTCACGAATGGAGCAACAACAAAAGCATTATCTGTATTTTTAATTCCGATTGTATTATTAAATCCGAACCCCCTTACGTTATATTTTGTAACGGCACTTTTATAGCCTATACCAAGTCCTGCTGCTAAGTTGTTATTAACGAAATAACCAGCTGTAGGAAGAATTCTGATCACATCGTCCTTTCTTTTGGTTTCAAATTCGTTTTTCTCATTGTGATAATATCCTATCTGGCCTGAAAGGTAAGAAGTTCCTTTTGCAATCTGTGCGTGTGACCATCCAAAGAGTGCAACAGCGCCCATCAATACTATTTTTTTCATGATTATTATATTAGTTTTTAAATAGAGAAAAAGCCCTAAGATTTCTCAGGGCTTTCTTGCTATATGCTTTGTTTATTATTTTGCAAATACATATTTAACTCCGAAAGTTACAGAAGATAAATTCAATCCGAAGTTGTAGTTGTTGGTAGCATCACCATCTTTTGGCTTGTAGTTGTTATAACCGAACTCACCGATAGTAGCTTCGATAGACCAGTTTTTGTTTAGGAAATAATCTAAACCTGGCTTCACAGTAACACCAATTTTAGTGTATTTAGCTTCAGAAGAAGTAGAGCTAGATGCTACAGAAGTTCCTGAACCTGTTGTAGTTGTAGCTACAGAATTGCTTTCATTTTCAGTTTTACCAAACTGCATTGGAACTGCTAATTGTCCGAAGAAATATAACTTGTCAGATAAAGTCCAGTATTTTCTTACGAATGGAGCAACAACAAAAGCTGGAGTTTTAACTATGCTTTCGTTTACGATTGTAGTGTTTCCTAAAGTTGTAGTAGTAGATACAGTGTTCTTTTCAGTTTGGTATCCTACTCCTAATCCGATTGCTAAGTTCGTGTTTACGAAATAACCAACTGTAGGTAATACGTTGAAGTTTTCTTTTTTATCGTTACCGTTGTTAGACTCTACTTGAGAGTAACCAACAGATCCTGATAAATATGTAGTTCCTTTAGCAATCTGAGCGTTTGACAAACCAAAAAGTGCAACAGCACCCGCTAATAATATTTTTTTCATTGTAAAAAATTTTAATACTTTCTGAGGGCAAATTTACAGTGGTACCCACTAATATTAAAATTTGTTAATGTGATTAATATCATTGTTAAAATTTAGGGTTTTATAAGAATAAGTCCTACTTAAGAGATGTTATTGAGTTTTTCACAAGATTATGAATAAAAAAACTCTATTTTTTCAATAAGACTCCAATATATTTACTTTTTTAAATTTTTCATTTTTCTTTAAAAGCCCATTAATTCAGGGAAAACCTTAAAATTAATTAACCTAAAACATTAATAAATAAGTTATTAACTCATAAAATTTAAACAATCGTTTATTTTTAGAGCTGTTTTTATCTTTTCCAAATGGCTGTAAACCTGTTACATTAAAAATTTCTGAAAATAATTTTATACAGCATATTGAGGATCTATCAAAAAAGAACTCCGGCCTTCGGCCGGAGTTCTCCATATGCAATTGCTTTCTTATTTTATAAAGAAATTATAACCAAGGTTAACAGCTCCTACATTCCAGCTGTATCTTCCCCATCCCGGAAGGTCACGCTTGTTGCTGATAGATTGGTAACCAATGTACAACTCTCCTTTAGACATTTGGTATCCAAATTTAGGCTGCGCATAGAAACCTCCATCTACTCCATCTTTTGTAGAAATCCCGTATCCAAGGTCTAAACCTACAAAGATAGGCGCTCCAGAGAATCTGTATTTTCCGGAAACCGCTACAGGCACAAATCCGAAATCATCAAAATGATCTTTTCCGAAGAAATGAGAATATCCTGTGGTTACTCCAAGATCAAAACCTTTAGCAATATTCCACATATAAGCTGCATCTACTCCTAGTGTAAACGAAGATACATCACTTGCATCAGATACAGGAACACCAATATGTCCACCAATTTTAAAACCTTCCTGCGCCTGGGCAGCACCTCCTAAAAGTGCAAAAGCACCTAGTAATAATAGTTTTTTCATTTTTTTAGTAGCTTTGAATTACGGTGCAAAAATACTAATTATTTTCATCACAAATAGAAAACAAACGAATCATATACTATACAATAAAAAAAACAGGACAAAAATTGTCCTGCTTTTTTTATTTATAGATAAAATTTTCAGAAATTAATTTCCTCCGAATTTGAAACCTACACCCACCTGTACAAAGCTGTTGGTAAGCTTTTCATTCCCCTCCGCATGCTTGGCAAGGTTAGAAACACCAAGGTTGTATCTGGCATCAAAGAACAATCCGTTTTCCAATGCGTATTCAGCACCCAGGAACGGAGCGATGTTCAGAGTATTCATCTGATCTTTGATATCTCTTTCGTCATTAGCGTCAATCTCGAATCCTGGAATTCCGAATCCGAAATCAGCAGTAAGCTTTTGTTTAGCAGAAAGAATCACTCCGAAGCTTGCCCCTGCAGAAACAGACAATCCTTCAGTGATAAAATACTTAGCAGAAATAGGCACTAATAAAGTGTGATACGTCTGCTTGGCTTTTACATTTAAAAAGGTGGTCGGATTATCCGGATCAGCTTCAGCTACGTTTACTTTTCCTCCTAGTGGAGAATACAAAAGTTCTCCCTGAAGGGCAAATTTATCACTTAGCTTATATTCAGCGATACCACCAATATAAAATGTATGTAAAGGATCTGAAGTTTCAGATTGTCCGTCACCTTTTAATTTAACTGTGGAGTAAGAGTATCCTGCTTTTGGACCAAAACGAAATTCTTGTGCGTTTGCAGACATTCCCATAATAGCGACTGCTGCAACTAGTAAAAGTTTTTTCATGTTTAATTAGTTTTTACATTTAAGGACTGCAAAACTAATTATTTTTTTCAAATTAAAAAATTTTAACTCAACATTTCAAGGTTAATAAAAGGTTAACGGTCATTCTCACCTCTCCGAAACTATTCGTTTCTCAGCCTTTTATCTTCATCGTTATAGGCAAGGATAATTTTTCTTACCACAGGGTGTCTTACAACATCCTCTTCTGTAAGATGTACAAAACCAATCTCTTTTACACCGTTCAAAATTCTCATAGCTTCTTTCAGTCCCGACTGTTGATTTTTCGGAAGGTCAATCTGGCTTGGGTCTCCTGTGATGATAAACTTGGCATTCATCCCCATTCTGGTAAGGAACATTTTCATCTGTGCATGAGTGGTATTTTGTGCTTCATCAAGAATCACAAAAGCATCATCAAGGGTACGTCCCCTCATAAATGCCAAAGGAGCTACTTCAATTACTTTTTTCTCCATGAAGCCTTCCAGTTTCTCATGCGGAATCATATCACGAAGGGCATCATATAAAGGCTGTAAGTACGGGTCCAGCTTTTCTTTAAGGTCACCGGGAAGAAATCCCAGACTCTCCCCTGCTTCCACAGCCGGTCTGGTGAGGATAATTCTTTTCACTTCCTTATCTCTTAAAGCTCTTGCAGCCAACGCCACACTGGTATATGTTTTTCCGGTACCTGCAGGTCCAATGGCAAATACCATATCCTTTTTCTCCGTTTCCTTTACCAGCTTCTTAAGATTGGTCGTCTTAGCCTTAATGATTTTTCCGTTGACTCCTTTTACAATGATATCCTGATCAAATACCAGTTGTTTCTCGTTTTCGTCTTTAATATTCAATATATTTTCAACGTCTTTCAGTGCTATTGAATTGTTTTTGGAGATAAAGCTGACAATATCGTCCAGTTTTTGTTTCAGTATATCTAAAGCTTCCTGATTCCCCATGGCAAAGATAAAATGATCTCTTCCGGTGATTTTAATGGTTGGAAAGCTTGATTTTATTAAGTTGAAATATTGGTTATTAACTCCATAGAAGATTTTCGCATCGATATCTTCCAAATCATATGTTAATTCAAACATGCAGTATTTTTATTTTAGATTTTAAAATTAAAGATTTTTTTCAAATTTATATCAAATTCTTTTCAACAATCTTTCGGGCGTTCTTTTTATTTTAAATAACTTTGCAATACTACACTATTCTATAAATTGCTCATGTCAATTATTACCCTTACTTCGGATTTCGGAAATTTAGATTACAGAGTTGCCGCTGTGAAAGGCAAAATTCTGTCGCTAAACCCTGAGGTTAATATTATTGATATCACCCACGAAATCCAGGCATTCAACCTTATACAGACTTCGTATATTGTAAGAAATGCTTATAAATATTTTCCAAAAGGAAGCATTCATATTCTTTCGGTAGACAGTTTTTATCATAAATCCAGAAAGAACATCATCTATAAAGCTGACGGATCTTATTTTCTGGCAGCAGATAACGGTCTTTTAAGCCTTATCTTTTTTGATATTAAACCGGAAGCCATCTATGAACTTACGCTGAACAACCGTTTTGACGATATCATCAACTTTACCTCTACAGATATTTTTGTTCCGGCTGCTGTACATCTCGCCAATGGCGGCCTTCCTGAAGTGATAGGAAGAAAAATACATTCAGCGAAACAGCTGATGTTCCCAAGAGCGGTATACAATGAATCTGAAGGAATGATCATTGGTGAGGTTACCTATATTGATAATTTCGGAAATATAATCTCAAATATTAACAAAGATTTTTTCGAGAATATCAGTAAAGGCTACACCAGTTTTACCATAAAATTCAGGAATTTAAGCCTTTCAAGAATATTTTCCAGCCATACAGAGGTGGTTTCGGACTGGGAAAGGGAAACCGAATTCCACGGGCAGTCTGCCGCCATCTTCAATGATAGTCAATTATTGGAGCTTACCATCTACAAAGGAAGCAGGAAAAACGGCGCCAAAAGCCTGTTTGGACTTAATGTGGGCGAAAATATTTATATTGAATTCAGCTAAGATTATATATTTCATAAAAAAACCGATTTTTTTTATATATTTGTCAAAATCTAAAAATCAAAAATGGCAGAATACAAATTATTGCTTCCTTCCATGGGAGAAGGGGTTATGGAAGCGACAATTATCACTTGGTTATTCAATGAAGGTGATAACGTAAAGGAGGATGACTCCGTAGTAGAAATTGCAACAGATAAAGTAGATTCAGATGTACCGACACCAGTTTCGGGGAAAATTGTAAAAATTTTAAAGCAAAAAGATGAAGTTGCAAAAGTAGGTGAAGCCATTGCTATTTTAGAAATTGAAGGAGAAGGTACCGCTTCAGAAGAAGTACAAACTGAAACTCCGGCGGCGGCTCCGGACGCTGATACTTTAAAAGCAATTGAAGAGCCTTTACAGACAGCTGCTGCTACCAATGTAGAATTCTCAGGAGATCTTTATTTGTCTCCGCTTGTAAAATCTATCGCACAACAGGAAAAAATTTCTGAAACTGAACTGAAATCCATCAAAGGAAGCGGTTTAGAGGGAAGAATTACCAAAGAAGATATATTGGCGTATGTTGCCAACAGAGGAAGCCAGCCGGCTCAGGCAGCTCCTGTACAGGCTGCAACCACTCCACAACCGGCAGTATCTGCTCCGGCTGCTACCATCCCGGTAAGCGCAGGTGATGAGATCATTCCTATGGACAGAATGAGAAAGATCATCGCTGAAAACATGGTAAAAGCAAAACAAATTGCTCCACACGTTACTTCTTTCATTGAAACCGATGTTACCAACGTTGTAAAATGGAGAAATAAGAACAAAGCAGTATTCGAAAAACGCGAAGGTGAAAAACTTACTTTCATGCCAATTTTCGTAAAAGCGGTAGTGAAGGCAATTCAGGATTTCCCAATGATCAATGTTTCTGTAAATGGTGAAAACATCATTAAGAAGAAAAACATCAACATTGGTATGGCCACTGCCCTTCCGGACGGAAACCTTATTGTTCCTGTCATCAAAAATGCAGACCAGTTATCACTTTCCGGCCTTGCAAAAGCAATCAATGACTTAGCTTACAGAGCAAGAAACAAAAAATTAAGACCTGAAGATACTCAGGGTGCCACCTATACCATTTCCAATGTAGGAAGCTTCGGAAACCTTATGGGAACTCCAATTATTCCTCAGCCTCAGGTTGCTATTTTAGCCATCGGAGCTATCGTGAAGAAGCCTGCGGTTCTTGAAACAGCTGACGGTGATGTCATCGCGATCAGAAACTTAATGTTCATGTCTCACTCTTATGACCACAGAGTGGTAGACGGATCTTTGGGAGGAATGATGCTGAAGCACGTTCACGACTACCTTGAAAACTGGGATCTGAACACAGAGATATAAATAATGAGTAATCAGCAATGAGTAATTTTGCTGCTTTTAAATATTAAACCTTCGAATTTATTCGGAGGTTTTTTTATTGGAAAAAGCTGTAACGTTTTATACAAACAGTTTACAAACGATGTAATGGAGCAAATCGCTCAATTGTCTTATATAAAAACAACAACCTGAATTATCTCAAAATGAAACATATCCTTTTAGCAGTATTTGCGTTACAATTTTCTACAACCGCTTTTTCTCAGCAAACCAACCAGTCTAAAATAATTGACAGCTATGTAAAAGAAGCCATGAAAAACAATAAAATACCGGGATTAGCTCTCGGAATTATAAAAGATGGCAAAGTAATTTTTGAGCAATATTATGGAACAGAAAATCTGGAAGATCTAAAAAAAGTAAGTCCTACTTCAATGTTCAGGATCTACTCTACTTCAAAATTAACCGCCAATATTGGTATTTTTCAACTGATTGAGCAGGGAAAGCTATCTTTGGAGGACAACGTCTCCACATACGTCGAAAATTTTCCCAAAGAGTGGCAGAATGTAAAAGTGAAAAACCTGCTGACGCATTCTTCCGGAATTCCAGATTTTATCGCTTTCGAGGACATTTCTGTTGATGATTCCAATGCCAAAGTTATTGAACGTCTTTCTAAAGAAAAAATGGAATTCAAAACAGGCAATGAATTCAGATACAATCAAACCAACTACATGCTCCTTACCATGATCATAGAAAAGATTACGGGGCAGTCTTTTGACAATTTTATTATTAACAATCAATTTTCAGATGTTAAAAACCAGGTCTGTTTCTCATCAAATTCCCTTGAGCAGATTCCCAACAGGGTTCAGAAATACAACTACAACAACGAAACAAAACAATACGAGAAAACGCCATTTGATAATGGTGTACGATCCCATTCCGGAAATGGATTAGCCATTACCCTTCCCGCCTTTTTACAATGGAGCCGCCATCTCAGTAATCATGATTTACTGAATCAAAATACAAAAGAAAGGATGTGGACGCCATTTGGGTACGGCAACCAAAAAGACGTTTTTGCTTATGGCTGGGAGATCAATAAAATGAATCATATTCCGTCTTATGGTTTTTCTGGGGGAAATGTCAGCGCTTACAGGATTTTCCCAAAAAATAAGATGGCTATTGTTATGATGTCCAATGGCTATAATTTCTTTCCCGCACAATATCATATCGTGAATCATATTGCTGCCATTATGGATAAAAACCTGACCGACGCCTATTCTATTGCTGAAGAATCTGTCATTGCCGGATTTGCTCAGACCAACAACCCAAACGCTGAAAAAAACTATTATGCTATCAAGGCTAAAAATCCAAAATGGGACTTTGACGGAACCCTGAATAATATCGGCTATATTTTAATGAGAAATTCCAGAACTGAGGAAGCTGTTAAAGTTTTTGAACTCAATGCCAGGGAACATCCACAATCCGGAAATGCTTTTGACAGCCTGGGAGAAGGGTATTTCAACGCTAAAAACTATCCTATGGCGCTAAAAAATTATAAAAAATCTCTTGAAATGGATCCGCAAAACACCAATGCATCCCATATGATTACGAAAATAGAACACCTTTTGGAAGCAAAAAATAAGTAAATTACATCGATTCAATATATAAAATCCTTACGAAAGTGGAGATTTTTTTCATTTGATCTACGCTTCACTTATTTTTAGTAAAAACCGACATCATTTATATTTTAAAATTTAAAAAAATCAATAAAAATAACATTTTGATGACAATTTGACAATTCAACTAGATTCATTTTACACGATCATCACTTTCTTGGAAGTTTCAATTAATAGTATTATTTTTAAAACAAATAGTATAAAAAAAATGGATCCTGATTACAGAAAATATGATGTCACAAGATTTTTTGATTTTACCGAGGAAGATGAAAAATTAATTACTGAGGTGTACGACCAGCTTTCAGACTCCTATGACATTGCGGTCATTGACATTGAAGATTCTCCTTATGAACAGTTCAGTTCTCATGATTTATACCCGGTATTTATCCCTAAGATCTGCTATTTAATACAGGACAGAAATAAAGACAACACCTTTTACCTTTACATTGTCAGCAAAGTCGGAATGACTTCCAGAGGGGGGCGTTTAGGACGTAAATATGATACGGTACAACTTTGGGGACTCAAGAACCTGAATGAAGATTTTGGATACCTATCCGTTAATAAAAAGAATTTAATGGATAAGGTGGCAGGAATTTTCAGCAGTTTTACTGTAAATTTTAAAGATCGTGAGTTTAAAGATTTTCATGTAGTGGGAAATAATCGATTTAAAATCATGAATTTTTTAAATCAAAAAAGGAAAGAAACTATACAAAAATTTCCCAATAAAGATTTTAAGCTTGAAGTAAGAAATACAATTTTAAGTTTCGGCATTCCTGATATCCTTACCCCTGAAAGTGCTGAAATCATCTCAAGATTTTTAGAAGAAATATAAATTCTTCAAAATTCACGTATTTTTACAACTCTAAATTACCAAATGTTGAAAATTTTCACCCTCATAAAAAAATCTCTCAAAAATTCCTTCGACAATATCAGGAATGAACAGCTGAAACACAATCTTCTTCAGGCGATTCCTTTTTGGATAGGATCTGTAATTACAGGTTTTTTTGCGGTGATGTATGCGCAGGTTTTTGCCTGGGGTGAGCATTTGATGAATTTTATATTTAACTGGCATGCATGGATGATTTTCATTATAGCCCCCATCGGATTTGTATTATCATGGTGGCTGGTGAAAGAGTTTGCTCCCAATGCCAAAGGAAGCGGTATTCCCCAGGTCATGGCGGCTGTAGAGCTTGCCAATCCGAAAGAACACCGGAAAATCAGAAATCTTCTCAGCCTTAAGATTATCTTTTTCAAAATCCTGTCTTCAGTCATTCTGGTCATTGGAGGAGGTGCTGTAGGGCGTGAAGGGCCAACGATTCAGATTGCAGGCTCCGTTTTCAGAAAAGTAAATGAATATCTTCCCGAATGGTGGCCAAAAATTTCCAAGAAAAATATGATTATGACAGGGGCAGCGGCAGGGCTGGCAGCGGCATTCAACACTCCGCTCGGTGGAATTGTATTTGCGGTTGAAGAACTGTCAAAAACCCATATCAATTACTTTAAAACAGCTTTGTTTACGGCTGTAATTATTGCCGGTCTTACCGCTCAGACGCTGGCAGGATCTTATTTATATCTGGGATATCCGAAGACCAATGATGTTTCTTTAATGGTGATGTTTCCGATCATGCTGGTGGCAGGTACCGCCGGTATTCTGGCCAGCCAGCTCTCGGTTACTATGCTTAAGATCAACGGCTGGAAGAAGAAAAAACTAAAGACAGATAGGGCGAATGTAGTTTTCCTGATTATCTGTGCTTTAATTATTGCTTCAATCGCCTATTTCATCAACAGAGAGATTTTAGGTTCCGGAAAGGAAATCATGGAACGTGTTCTTTTTACCAAGGATAAACATGAAGACTGGTATGTTCCGATTCTCAGAATGCTGGGACCTGCCCTGTCCTTTACTTCTGGCGGTGCCGGTGGGATTTTCGCTCCGGCTCTTACGGCGGGAGC of the Chryseobacterium aureum genome contains:
- a CDS encoding dihydrolipoamide acetyltransferase family protein; translated protein: MAEYKLLLPSMGEGVMEATIITWLFNEGDNVKEDDSVVEIATDKVDSDVPTPVSGKIVKILKQKDEVAKVGEAIAILEIEGEGTASEEVQTETPAAAPDADTLKAIEEPLQTAAATNVEFSGDLYLSPLVKSIAQQEKISETELKSIKGSGLEGRITKEDILAYVANRGSQPAQAAPVQAATTPQPAVSAPAATIPVSAGDEIIPMDRMRKIIAENMVKAKQIAPHVTSFIETDVTNVVKWRNKNKAVFEKREGEKLTFMPIFVKAVVKAIQDFPMINVSVNGENIIKKKNINIGMATALPDGNLIVPVIKNADQLSLSGLAKAINDLAYRARNKKLRPEDTQGATYTISNVGSFGNLMGTPIIPQPQVAILAIGAIVKKPAVLETADGDVIAIRNLMFMSHSYDHRVVDGSLGGMMLKHVHDYLENWDLNTEI
- a CDS encoding chloride channel protein, with protein sequence MLKIFTLIKKSLKNSFDNIRNEQLKHNLLQAIPFWIGSVITGFFAVMYAQVFAWGEHLMNFIFNWHAWMIFIIAPIGFVLSWWLVKEFAPNAKGSGIPQVMAAVELANPKEHRKIRNLLSLKIIFFKILSSVILVIGGGAVGREGPTIQIAGSVFRKVNEYLPEWWPKISKKNMIMTGAAAGLAAAFNTPLGGIVFAVEELSKTHINYFKTALFTAVIIAGLTAQTLAGSYLYLGYPKTNDVSLMVMFPIMLVAGTAGILASQLSVTMLKINGWKKKKLKTDRANVVFLIICALIIASIAYFINREILGSGKEIMERVLFTKDKHEDWYVPILRMLGPALSFTSGGAGGIFAPALTAGASIGSVISGIIHLTPNETNVVILAGMVAFLTGITRAPFTSAIIVLEMTDRHSLIFHLMLAGMVSSIASILVSRHSLYDVLKVNFLTELREKDEL
- a CDS encoding serine hydrolase; its protein translation is MKHILLAVFALQFSTTAFSQQTNQSKIIDSYVKEAMKNNKIPGLALGIIKDGKVIFEQYYGTENLEDLKKVSPTSMFRIYSTSKLTANIGIFQLIEQGKLSLEDNVSTYVENFPKEWQNVKVKNLLTHSSGIPDFIAFEDISVDDSNAKVIERLSKEKMEFKTGNEFRYNQTNYMLLTMIIEKITGQSFDNFIINNQFSDVKNQVCFSSNSLEQIPNRVQKYNYNNETKQYEKTPFDNGVRSHSGNGLAITLPAFLQWSRHLSNHDLLNQNTKERMWTPFGYGNQKDVFAYGWEINKMNHIPSYGFSGGNVSAYRIFPKNKMAIVMMSNGYNFFPAQYHIVNHIAAIMDKNLTDAYSIAEESVIAGFAQTNNPNAEKNYYAIKAKNPKWDFDGTLNNIGYILMRNSRTEEAVKVFELNAREHPQSGNAFDSLGEGYFNAKNYPMALKNYKKSLEMDPQNTNASHMITKIEHLLEAKNK